The following proteins are co-located in the Gossypium hirsutum isolate 1008001.06 chromosome A02, Gossypium_hirsutum_v2.1, whole genome shotgun sequence genome:
- the LOC107922167 gene encoding receptor-like protein 7, producing MKTLHFLISLFLPSFVFISLVLSFPLPQVDLSKQCLDDQKSPLMQLQHHLYYAPNFTFSSNFDLWDLNTNCCSWEGVTCDAYGHVVGIDLSYKNLSGSFHSIFNLHHLQHLNLAGNNFNTTLFSYGFDQLQNLTHLDLSSSCFHGQIPMKISHLTRLVSLDLSYQDDCYWRYYKVLYPGFYNYFSLPYELQRPLKLEKPNFKTLIKDLRFLTELYLDSVDISTQSTKWCETTSLVLSNLRVLSLSNCGLKGPLCSSLSRLPFLSKLILDVNPISYLPPNFLVNSSLLVSLSLVNCNLSGHFPTHILLLPKVQSIDLSGNDRLIGHFPEFSSNNSLKSLSLWYTKFSGKLPQSIGNLKFLTDLTLTLCNFFGPIPSSIANLSSLVNLDLAGNKLSGSIHSSLFTLPSLKSLSLSENQLVGKIDEFPNASSSLIQELYMGNNYLTGPIPKSILQLPWLERLFIRGNSFSSVKLDMFIQLKNLRYLNLNNIGLLSESGNGSLPFPQLESLRLRSCNLTEFPEFIKTQDKLVELDLSGNHIHGVVPNWLWKSTLLSLHLSVNVIDFPKQLPLNDANFSFPMLTELFLESCNVSAFPEFLKSQENLEYLDLSNNKISDVIPNWVWKKRLRYLNLANNHLSSLDQLLPDQSSTSAQTSLPRSICNSSQLMFFNASHNNFSGLIPNCLGKMNALNLLDLQRNNFSGMLPKFPKVTQLQILKVSENRLEGKLPRSLAECTQLEVLDVGNNMMNDTFPFWLEKLPALKVLILRENRFYGQMKHFKHKSLFPSLDELDIASNQFSGELSIDFLQSTQLRSLKIGGNKLEGRLSRLLANCTTLEVLDLENNMVHDTFPFWLQKLPSLKVLILRANRFYGTITKFDTERGFPKLRILDIASNNFSGDLSIEFVQSLKAMMQITNDDKAKLDYIGENYYQDSVTIFNKGIELFYEKILTPLTCLDLSNNSFHERIPEEIQMLRSLRVMNLSNNGFSGEIPLAFQNLKDLESLDLSQNKLSGKIPPQLTTLTFLEALNLSYNPLEGIIPQGNQFSTFSNDSYRGNPKLCGLQLSKKCNEVGLLVPAAPGEEKQSWLYAMSTWKIVLIGYGSGLVVGLCIGYTVLNELGNKWVDKFKKQGKRNKKRSR from the coding sequence ATGAAGACTCTTCATTTCCTAATTTCACTCTTTTTACCTTCCTTCGTTTTCATTTCTCTTGTGTTGTCCTTTCCCCTTCCTCAAGTTGATCTCTCAAAGCAATGCCTTGATGACCAAAAATCTCCTCTGATGCAATTGCAACATCATCTTTACTATGCCCCtaattttactttctcttcaaaTTTTGACCTTTGGGATCTCAACACTAATTGTTGCTCTTGGGAAGGAGTCACTTGTGATGCTTATGGTCATGTCGTTGGCATTGATCTTAGCTACAAAAACCTTTCAGGCAGCTTTCACTCCATTTTCAATCTCCATCATCTTCAACACCTTAATCTTGCTGGAAACAACTTTAATACCACTCTGTTTTCATATGGGTTTGATCAACTCCAAAATTTAACCCATCTCGACCTTTCAAGCTCATGTTTCCACGGCCAAATTCCAATGAAGATCTCACACTTAACAAGGTTAGTCTCTCTTGACCTATCTTATCAAGATGATTGCTATTGGAGATATTACAAAGTTCTCTACCCTGGCTTCTACAACTATTTTTCATTGCCTTACGAACTTCAACGACCCCTCAAATTAGAGAAACCAAACTTCAAGACATTAATCAAGGATTTGAGGTTTCTCACGGAGCTTTATTTGGATAGTGTTGACATTTCAACTCAAAGTACTAAATGGTGTGAAACCACATCTCTTGTACTTTCCAACCTGCGTGTGTTGAGTCTGTCAAACTGTGGTTTGAAAGGTCCATTATGTTCTTCACTCTCAAGACTTCCTTTTCTTTCCAAACTTATCCTTGATGTGAACCCAATCTCTTATTTACCTCCCAATTTCTTGGTAAATTCCTCTCTTTTGGTTTCTCTCAGTTTAGTGAATTGCAATTTGAGTGGCCATTTTCCAACTCACATTCTCTTATTGCCAAAAGTTCAAAGCATTGACCTTTCAGGCAATGATCGACTTATAGGTCATTTTCCAGAATTTTCATCAAACAATTCTTTAAAGAGTTTGTCGCTTTGGTATACAAAATTTAGTGGAAAACTACCTCAATCAATTGGAAATCTTAAGTTCTTGACAGACCTAACTCTTACTTTGTGCAATTTTTTTGGACCCATTCCATCATCAATTGCAAATCTTAGTTCCCTGGTCAACCTAGATCTAGCAGGGAACAAGCTTTCCGGATCAATACATTCTTCTTTATTTACTCTTCCATCATTAAAGTCCTTGTCTCTTTCAGAAAATCAATTGGTTGGGAAAATTGATGAGTTCCCCAATGCATCTTCTTCTTTGATTCAAGAATTATATATGGGCAATAATTATTTAACAGGACCAATCCCGAAGTCAATCCTTCAACTTCCATGGCTTGAACGGCTTTTTATTAGAGGCAATAGCTTTAGTTCCGTGAAGCTTGACATGTTTATCCAACTCAAGAACTTAAGGTATCTTAACCTAAACAATATAGGCTTGTTAAGTGAAAGTGGAAACGGAAGTCTTCCTTTTCCCCAATTAGAGAGCCTAAGGTTAAGGTCATGCAATCTTACTGAATTTCCAGAATTCATCAAAACACAAGACAAGTTGGTTGAGTTAGATCTTTCTGGCAATCATATCCATGGTGTTGTGCCTAATTGGTTGTGGAAGAGCACTCTTTTATCCTTACACCTTTCTGTCAATGTGATTGATTTTCCAAAACAGCTTCCCTTAAATGATGCAAACTTCTCTTTCCCAATGTTGACGGAATTGTTTCTGGAATCCTGTAATGTAAGTGCGTTTCCAGAGTTCTTAAAGAGTCAAGAAAATCTAGAATATCTCGacctttcaaataataaaataagtgatGTAATACCAAACTGGGTGTGGAAGAAACGTTTGCGTTATCTGAATCTTGCAAATAACCATCTCTCATCTTTGGACCAACTTTTACCTGACCAGAGTTCAACTTCTGCACAAACCTCCTTACCTAGATCAATTTGCAATTCAAGTCAACTTATGTTTTTCAACGCATCTCATAACAATTTCAGCGGCCTGATTCCAAATTGCTTAGGCAAAATGAATGCTCTTAATTTGTTGGATCTGCAAAGAAATAACTTCAGTGGAATGTTACCAAAATTTCCAAAAGTAACCCAACTACAAATTCTCAAAGTTAGTGAGAATAGATTGGAAGGGAAGTTGCCCAGATCATTAGCGGAATGCACTCAGCTTGAAGTTTTGGACGTGGGAAACAACATGATGAATGATACATTCCCTTTTTGGTTGGAGAAATTGCCTGCGCTAAAGGTTCTCATTTTGCGGGAGAACAGATTTTATGGTCAAATGAAACATTTCAAGCATAAATCTCTTTTCCCAAGTTTGGATGAGTTGGACATTGCTTCAAACCAGTTTTCTGGTGAACTATCCATCGATTTCCTTCAATCCACTCAACTAAGGTCACTTAAAATAGGTGGAAATAAATTGGAAGGGAGGTTGTCGAGATTATTAGCCAATTGCACAACACTTGAGGTTCTGGACCTCGAAAATAATATGGTTCATGATACATTCCCATTTTGGTTACAGAAGCTGCCTTCCTTGAAGGTTCTCATTTTGCGAGCAAACAGATTCTACGGCACAATTACAAAATTTGACACGGAACGTGGGTTTCCAAAGCTACGCATATTGGACATTGCTTCCAACAATTTTTCAGGTGACTTGTCCATTGAATTTGTGCAAAGCTTGAAGGCAATGATGCAGATAACAAATGACGACAAAGCTAAGCTGGATTACATTGGAGAGAATTATTATCAAGATTCTGTAACAATTTTCAACAAAGGGATTGAGCTGTTTTACGAAAAAATCTTAACCCCTCTTACTTGTCTTGACCTTTCCAACAATAGTTTCCATGAGAGAATACCAGAAGAAATACAAATGCTGAGGTCACTCAGAGTGATGAACTTATCCAACAACGGCTTCTCTGGTGAAATCCCATTAGCATTTCAAAATCTAAAAGATCTCGAATCTTTGGATCTCTCACAAAACAAACTTTCAGGGAAGATTCCTCCACAGCTTACAACTCTAACTTTCCTAGAGGCACTGAACTTGTCTTACAACCCACTTGAAGGGATCATACCGCAAGGAAACCAATTCAGTACATTTTCAAATGATTCATACCGTGGGAATCCAAAATTATGTGGTCTGCAATTGTCCAAAAAATGCAATGAAGTTGGTCTTCTAGTGCCTGCGGCTCCAGGGGAAGAGAAACAATCATGGTTATATGCTATGTCTACTTGGAAAATTGTTTTGATAGGTTATGGTAGTGGTTTGGTGGTTGGGCTATGTATCGGATATACAGTGCTGAATGAGTTGGGAAACAAATGGGTTGACAAGTTcaaaaaacaagggaaaagaaacaaaaaaagatcTAGGTGA